The genomic interval CGGGATTGCTGTGGTGGTCCTAAATACAGTCTGATGAGCTGTTTACAAATGGaaccttgggcctgacctgtggtggcgcagtggataaagcgtcaacctggaacgctacgagtagatgcttcctgcttctcccccctctgtctcactctccctctctttctgtgtgtgtctctctctcgctctccccccctctccaaaaatcaatcaataaaaaattctttttaaaaaatgttttaaaaaatacaaattgaacTGTGGAAATATTAGGAGCTTTCATAGTAAGTGAGCCAGCTGAGGTTAAACATTCAGGTCTGGCTTAAGATTCAAGAGATAGGCTTATAATTCATActggaaaaaaaagtcaacacACTTGTTGATTTACTGTAACACTCCACCCCTCCTGGAGAGAATGATCAGCGTGCTATGCTGCTGTAAACCCGATCTTGGCACAATCATCTTTGTCTTGACGTGATCGAGCACAGGGACAGCCACTAATCCTCAGGGAGGACCTGTTTGAAGAAAGGGAAGGGCCACCTCACTGGGGTTGGTGACCAATTCAAGGCTGATTCAAGGACAATTCAAGGAAAAGAGTAGATGGTATTGTGACCACACTCATTCTCCGGTCCCTTAATTTAAACATAAGTTTCAGCAAGTGATACCTGCACTCCCCTAAAAGCTCCAAACACTCACCAAAATGATAGTGGGTACCCATGGCTCATTCCTTCCCTTCCTATTTTGTGACCACACTCCATTGGAGGTTAGATCTCCCTGGGCTTCACGCATGAGGAGGTGTGATTTGGTATCAGAGCTACACAGAGGAACTTTTCTTACTTtaataataacttttaatttaCCGAATATAACAAATATAAGTATACACAGATGTCTATATATCATGGTTCATTTTAGTAGGaagctaattttttaaataaatatatttgccaTGGGTTGAAAGAAACCTAAATCATAATCTTATATTGGTAAATCAAACCTTGCAACAGTGGACTATCTCTTGGGATGGTCTCACCCTTAATCCAATGCTTTCCTCTTGCAGGTGAAACACTTGGGACAAAGAGACAAGTAAACTGGTCAAGGGTGCCCAGAACAGGAAAACCCAGAGGCGTGACTCATGGCTTTCCCATCTGCCACATAGCATGTCCAGTACAGAGTAAACCTTCTGGGGAAGACAGAGCCCAGGTCGCACAGGAAATAGGCAGTCTAGGTGGACACtgtccccagagaagtgcctttAGTGATGAGTGCGGGCATGATGACTCAAAGTGAAGGGCAGCCTTGCTGGAGAGGGTGAGCATACTATACCTGAGTAACCCACAGATAGCGACTAGGGGAGGTTATCTGCAAGCTCAACATGACttgccttcctcctcccctccatccctctccaCAGGTCTGTGCACAGCAAGGGCTGTGTTACTGAGTTTACTATAACTGTGACTTCAGTCTCAGCTTGGAGACTGGCCTTTTCCCatctgtgaagaaaaggaaaatagtacTACCCAGACGCTCTCACCAAGTTTGGAAAGATTACGTGCAACTTCTCAGAACCAGCTGGATCAATAAAAAATGTCACCTCCAGCACATGCAAAGCATGCTCCTGTGCTCACTAGAAGGGACGCAGGAGATCTCTGaatcagtaaaataaatgatGACAAGCCCTCACTCTGCTGGCCTGTGTGCTCTGAGGCAGGGACTATCCTATCTGCATTGTAACCCATTTACAGCTCACACCAACAACAACCTATAAAGTAGATGTTAtcatctcagttttccaggtggaaaaaccaaagcacagagaaattaagtaacatGCTCAAAGTCACAGACCAAGAAGTAGGCATGCTGGCATCTAAGTCCAGGCTCTCTGGGGTCCAAGTCTGGTTGGATAGTAGCACCTGATTAGGCTGTGTCGGGAGTAGGGCCTTTGAGATTTTCCAGTTCAGTGGTTCCCAGTCCTGACTGTCCAGGAAACTAATTGGGGAGCTTTTTTAAAAGCTTCCTAGGTCCTACACAGACCAATAAGATCAGAGCCTCTGAATGGGGAGGGGCATCCTTCTGTGTTCAAGCTCCCGCAGACTGACAGGCAGCCAGGAGAGGAAACTTCCGTTTCATTCTCCTTCCACTTGGGTTACAGGCAAGAAGCTgatcccaggggtcagcaaatgGCCCAAGTGCACACAGCCAGCGCCAGAGCTACGATTCAGGACTGACCTTCCTACCACTTTGTCTGCCTTTGAAATCACCACTTTCCGCAAAGCTAAGATTATAACCAGGAGTCACTGCATTCTACAGGGTGCTCATGTGTCCTACAGAGATGGCTTTGGTTTACCGTTCCACAGCCCACACATTACAGTAGGAGAACCACCAGACAGGCACAGGGCAGTGCTCATCTCCGGGCAGTCACAACagtaaggggtgtgtgtgtatgtgtgtgtgtgtgcacgctcaTGCTCCCACAATGCTTGAAGCCTGTGTGACTTCCAGAATCGAGAAAATCGATTGTTTAGAAAACACTGGCTTTAGCTCTTTCAACATGCTTTGCTTTGAAAGACCAAAGAATGTGTCATACATTTTGCTTGAAAGAATTGGACTTCCTTAACTGCCATTGGCATTCTTCTTTCGATGATTTAAAGGCACGAGTCTAGAACTGAACAGAGATTCCTCGCATTTTTAGGAAACGGGAGTCAGGCCTAATGTCTCCCCAACTCCTGAGGAAGCCAGACGGGCGTGGGCGCGTGGGTCCTGGGCTCCCCAGGAACCCGGTGTGCTCCACGGAGCCTCTGGCTGCCAGCTATGCCCGCCGAGGCCGCGACCAGGCCTTCGGCTACTAGAACTTACGTAAAGCACACAACCCACAGCCAGCTACCAGCTGCTCTGGATCCTGATGAATAATTCAGAAACAAATTGCCCTTTCCCAAATGAGTCCAATAAAGTAAGAGTCATTGCCGCATGCCCACTGCGGGGCTGTGGGACTCCAGCGGCTACAATGAAGGCTGTGCACGTCACCAGTCCTCAGTGAGATGGATTCAGTGGAATTAACCCTGATCAGGGGAAGCTGGGTGTCCCTTGCCCTTCCcctacaaaagaaaaatttggcAGGCAAGCTAATCTCCAAAATTCATTTCCACGGGCGTCATCAATCAGACCAGAGCCCTTCGCTGCATTATTACCTTGTTAAGACGTGtggtttaaaccagtggtccccacccttttttgggccacggaccggtttaatgtcagaaaatattttcatggactggcctttagggtggacggataaatgtatcacgtgaccgagacaagcgtcaagagtgagttttagacggatgtaacagagggaatctggtcatttttttttttaaataaaacattgttcagacttaaatataagtaaaacggaaataatgttaagttatttattctttctctgaggacccataccaaatggcccaaggaccggtaccggtctgcggcccggggtttggggaccactagtTTAAACAGTCCATTTCATGCCTTTTGGACCCAatgaaacttttttaaattttcctatttGAAGCCCGGGCCACACTATATCATTTAAATAGCTTAAAGCAAGCTGGGTTGGCTCACTGGAGAAATGGCAGGTTACACGCTGGAACAGAGGAAAAGCTATGGGAGTTTGGGACACCTTACTTGGCCAAATGCTCAAAAACTAACCGGGACATGTCAGAAGGCCGCCAGAGCCAGCTGGAAGGAATTCCCCACCCGCCAATCTGAGCATCAAAGTAAATATTGACAGGAACAAATTAtcatgtattaaataaaaatgagttcatactaaaactgttttgtttgttttttttaaaaaagtggggGGCGGAcaagaagtcttttttttatgGAAGAATGTCAACTTATCAATATAGAAAAATGAGGGGCCCAAAAAACCACTGATTCAGGCAGCGACTTATTGATGAATGCAAAAGCTATCAGGTGAAAGAATATTGAAAAACAAGACATTCAGATTATagattatatgttaattataaagGCAAAAGTTACCTTTACATTGAAGAAACTCAGGGACTCCACCTTAGCCAAATGATCAAACTCACTACCAATGATAGAGAAAATTGGAATCATTCACCCATATGGCATCACCCATGTTTAGCCTAAATCAAAGTGTGCTGGAAAAACTCAGACAAACCCATATGGAAGGGCATCTTGCAaaaatgaccttttaaaaattattatatcaggaaaaaagtttttaaataaaaattattatatcagGAAAGACAAAGAAGTAGGTAAACTGTTGGAGACTAAAGAAGACCTGATGGCCAAGGGCAATGCTTGGTCTTTGATTGGATATTGGTTTGGGGAAAAAACAGACCTATAAAAGACAATTGGGGAAATTTTAATATGGActgtatatttatatagtattgTATCAGTGTTAAATTTCCTGACTGCCCACTACATTTGGGTTATGTGGAATGGCCTTGTTCTCATGAAACACATACTGAGGTATTTAGGGGTAAAGTATCATAAAGTCTCCAACTAACTCTCAAATAGTtcagcaaaggaaagaagaaagaaaagaagggaggaaggaaggaagaaaggaatgaaaggagagagagaagaagggagggagggagggagggagggagggagggagggagggagggagggagggaggaagaaaaattgctgagagagaagcagacATGGCAAAATGCTAACACCTGTGTATCTAGGTACAGGTACCCTGGTATTAATTGTACTGTACTGTTCTTGCAATTTTTCTCgggtttttaattttcaaaataaaattctaacttaATAAGCTGAAATAAATTGACCTTGACTTAAAACCAAAGAAATATCAATTCCTGCATCCTTGACCCTCAATAGTACCAAAATGTACCAGAATCAGGTCAGAGGTCTGGCAGCCCTGGGTCCCCATGCCTGTTGGCAACCCAGCTGAAACCTTTACAGCTACTCCTTGTGGATGGGGCATGCTGTCTGATTCCCACCGCTCTATCTTCTACCTGATAGGTATTCTCTCATGCTTATTTCTGCTGTCCACCTGGTCTCTAGGGCAACTGAGCTGGAGACAGAGACAAGAGCCTACACCGGGGGTGGTAAGCTTGTGTGGGACTGCACTGGGTGTCAATCCCTGCAGTGCAAACACAGAGCCACTCGTGCTGACCACACTTGGCTCCAAGTGGCTTATTATAGAGTCACAGAGACACCATCTCGTacaggttgaattgtgtcccctcaaaattcatgGTAAAGTACTAACTCCTGGTACTTCAGAGTGTGACTTTATTTGGGAAGAGAGTATTGAAGgtgcactttaattttttttttcaaaaaatattttatttattgattttagaaagaagagagagagagaaagggggcaagaaacaggaagcatcaactcgtagtagtccCTTTTTTTTATGGAAGGTGCACTTTAATTAAGGAGAGGTCAGACTGGGTATAGAATGGGCGTACGCCAGTATTATTGGTGTCCTtacaaaaaagggaaatttggacacagacaagcacacagggaAAATGCCACGTGGAGATGAAGGCAGAACTCAGGGTGATGCATCCGAAAGCCAAGGAATCCAAAGATGGCAGCAACCATGACAAGTtggggagaggatgggagaggcTCCCTCATGGACCTCAAAAAGAACCAACCCTGCTGTCGCCTTGACTTCAGACGTCCagactctagaactgtgagatgaTCCACTTCTGTTGCTCAAGCCACCCTCTTACACTTGGTTTCGTCAGCCCCAGGATACTCCTGACCCCTCCAAGTAGCTGCTCACACAGTGGAGGGCAGAGGACAGGTGATCAGATTCTGAAGACAGACTAGCAAGCTCATCCCCACCATTTATTCACTCTAGAAACATGGGCAAGTTCCAAACAACACTGTGTCCCTGTCACCTCACCTTTACAAAGAGAATAGCAGCATCCACTCACAAGGCAGTTGCACAAGTTAATTTAGGTAATATTTGAGAAGTTTAAAATAGTGCCCTTACTTGGTAAGGGCTATGTACTgctgattattattattgatatcatcatcatcatcatcatcatcttgcTTTGCctaaagttttgttttaaacttCTTCAAAAGACATtaggcccctggccggttggctcagtggtagaacgtcggcctggcgtgtagaagtcccgggttcgattcccagccagggcacacaggagaggcgcccatctgcttctccacccctccccctctccttcctctctgtctctctcttcccctctcgcagcgaggctccattggagcagggatggcccgggtgctggggatggctccttggcctctgccccaggcgctgtggtggctctggtcacagcggagcggcgccccggaggggcggagcgtcaccccctggtgggcagagcatcgccccttggtgggcgtgccgggtggatcccggtcgggcgcatgcgggaatctgtctgactttctctccccgtttccagcttcagaaaaatacaaaaaataaaaataaaaataaaaaagacattaagTAAGCTGGATGACCTGACAAAGCATAGCACTTCTCCAGGCCTCCCTTTCTGTCCTCTTTTGTAAAAGAAAGGTGCTCAGGTCTATCTCCAGCCCCACTACCACCCCTGCTCCACTTTCTCATTGGCCCAGGCTGACTCCAAGCCCAGCAGGCTCTGCAGCCCATCAGGGTGTGTGGTTAGAGGTTTTCATAGGCCAAACATTCTACAGTGACTCTCTTTGGGATCTAACCTTTAAATTGATGTCATTTCGtcccattaaaaatatacatagactTGGTACTTTTAAATACACTGTGGATTCACTGggagtgaaaaaaaatgaaaccttataTTTCCACTAAGATTGGAAGGAATCTGAAAGAAAGCTGTGCACCATCCTCAAGTATCAGAAGAACTTGCTCCATATTCGCCCCAGGATGGGATCAAACCAGAACAATGGAAAAAGCTGGAGAGAAATGTTAAATTCAAGTACTTATTTATCTCTGAACTTagattcttaatcatttttatatgtaAGTAGAAAAGGGTGAAATACTTGAAGATGgggttttttaaatcaagtgacaGCACAGGGTCATTGATCTAACACTGTAAGTAATTTGCCTCCATGACTGTTCCTACCTGAATCAAGACCACAATACGATTTTCCCAGACATCGCCATTAGGCAGCAGGACATATAAAATATAAGCATGCAATAATCATTTACATAAAGCAAAAAAGTCTTCACTTACCCAAAGGAGACGGAACCACAGTAAGATTTACAGTGAGAGAATTGCGGACTTGCAGCCCCTTCACGTTAGCCACGCAAGTCAAAGTCCCATTGCCCCGCGGCGTCAGAGCCAGGACGCTCAGCGCGCTCTGCAGGTCGTCCGGCTCCGGGACGGAGTAATAACTTGACTGACTCACTCGAGCACCGATCTCCCAGGAAAGGTCCGGGAGCGGGATCCAGCCCACCGCACGGCAAGTCACATTACAAGGTTCATCCACAATGACTACAAGACTGTCACTGGGAATGAGCAACTTCCCCAtaactgaagaagaaaagagaaacattctGAAGCCATGACCACGCCTCTCAGTTccaggttttcttttattttgcctGCAAATCACACTGTATGCACGCTACCTGCCCAAACTGCTCAGTCTGCAACAGGAAACCCTAACTCAGGGTGTATCTGTGTCCTCATTTGCGCCTTCCAGGTCCACCAAGAAAGGTGAGGTTGCTCACTAGAGGACATATAATTTCAGAGAAATGGATAAAAATTACTACATACTGGCTCAGTTAAtagcagaagaaaccaaccctcaGAACACAAGCATTCTAGAGTTTGGTGTGTAATTACTTGGTGGACTGGGCAAACGCAGCCATCTGaatgaaaattttcatttgtgATTCAACTTTTCCCGTCGGCTCTCATGAAGGTTAGCCAGGAGCACAACACTTTATATAAGGTGAGAGCTAGAACAGTTTGCATAGATTTTTGGATGACTCAATATGGACTTAGGTAaagtctctttatttttctttttgatacttGAAGAGAATAAAATGATCTTTGGATAATTCACTTCCAAGATAAATTAGATGAAGAAATTGACCCTATTGAGGAATCACCAACCAGGTAAGTGATGAAAGCAAAACCAGAACTCATatgtttgattctttttctggTGTTCTGTCCTTTATACCACAAGTTATTATGATAAGAATCTGGTCATGCAAACGAGGCCAGTAATCCAGGTGACCTCACAAAATGACTTCATAGCATAAAATCACAAAATATCATTGTGCCCCTAATTATACCACATAAAATTAAAGACACATAAAGTAACAATACAACAATTTGGCTAAAGTAAAAGAATGCAAGTAGAAATAGGTAGACGTGTATCTGCACCTAAAGTTACCCAGTTTCATTTGACAGCAGCATGAATACAGATTAAATCTTTGGGAATTTCtccttcagaagaaaataaataaatgtaagaaaaattttaaagacataattggtctgttgtaaaaaaaaatcccaccatAGAAAGCAGGAGCTCCGCCAGCTCCAATGTGTCTAGAAATAGTATATATAATCACTTTTTTAAGGAATGCAAAATTGATTAAACTTTGATAAAGATGCTCTGAATCCTTATAaatcatacttttatttttttcattatgtagcATGACCTTCAGCACCTAAAGATTAACTTTGCAAATGCAAATTAAGTTATCCATCATTATAAATGTTGTTTACTCTTTTCTCTAAAACACTTGGCACACCTTTGTAAGGACTACTGGCAGTGGGGAAGTATAATAAATTGGGGAAATTAaactggaaaaaggaaaaagttaaagCATGATTCAAAGCTGATGAAGGGGTCAAACCAATGTAAGGTCAAAAATGATGTTAGGCAAAATAACAGTCAAGCACATAAAAAACTGGAGACAGGGCAATGACTGTCGCTCTCTCTGAATCATAGACAAGTGACAGCACCTGGCCCCAGAAGGCTTCCTGGATACACTTCCAGAAAAGCTACTAGGTTCCGAAATGGGTGAGATGGGAAAGTGATAAAACCTGTCTTTAAGAGTCTTaagcatagaaacagaaagaaaaggtggaaggagagagggggagtaacagggaggaagtagaaagagAGTCAATGAGGAAGGCAGGAGCGAGATGAGCAAATAGCAAAACAACAAGCACATGTCAGTTCAGAATAATTCTCAGTGTAACACTAACTGACGACTAGCCCATATATGAGAAAAAggaatagagaggggagggaggtgatAAATAAGACAAAACATTCATCAGGTCAGAATAATTCTAAGGGTAATACCAACTGGAGGTCCCATATGTCACCACATATGACATGAACCTCAGGAGGCCCCTTCCATTTCTCTGACACTTAACCCAGTGGATTCTAAATGTGCCTCTCTGGAGTTACCCACATACGCACCTtggacagagagaaaagcagaccCCTCAACgtcactgttctggaggctgcaTCTGATATGCCCGGCATCTCTGAATTGCACGTCACGGATTATCATCTCAGAGACGAAGTTATCGCCCTTTTCATAACTCGCAGAGGTGAACCGGTTGCTGGTGATGATGGGCTCCTTGGGCGTGATGCTCAGGACCACCGTGCCATTCATAGCCCACATGATGAGCCGCCAGCCCTGGGTGACGGTGCAGTTGAAGCGAGCCTCCCCACCCACCAGTGCCGTTGCGTTCGTGGGTCCTTCTATGATTTGATTGTTGGATTGAGATGCTAAAAGACAACCAGTTTTATATAAATCAATCTATATAAATCAATTGCAGAGTTTATCCCTTCTGCACACAAGTTGTGACCCCTGAGTGACCATCCTGTGGCTCAGACTCCATGTCGTACTGGTCCCATCACCAGTCCCCCCAGAAGGGCAGAAGCTTCCAGTGGACAGGAAGCCACTCCATCCCTCCTTTCCACGTCCCTCCCCTCAGTTCacagtcctcagcattccagctggATTGGCAGTGAGGGAGCAATGCTCTTCTTCCATTTCCTGCGAGATGTTACCTTAATGATCTGATCCCATCTTGGCCCAGAGAGCTACCACTAGCTCAGCTCCATCACTTTCAGGAAGTTTTTCAGCCTTGCTAtgaaatgagcattttttttctcccccagtGACATGAGGAGGACCTTCTCCCAGGGCTCAGAGGGAACAGTGGAGCACCTTGTCTTCACAAAGAGGGTGGGGACCCCATCATGCTGTGATTATGGCCCAAGCATGCCCCCTGCACCCTGAGAGCCCCCACATGGGGAGCTTAGGGCAGTGTCTGTGGCTGGAAGCTGCAGAAGGTTGCGAGAGAAGGAATACAGCCAGGGGGAGATGAACGCTGGGTCCCAAGTACACTGTCATGGAGCTATAGGAGAGTAAGTCTCGAAGTAGCAAGAAGACAATACTGTCACTGAGGCCATGCCCCTCCTCCTAAGGACTagatgagacagagaaagggataatgGATAGAAAGACGTAGGTCGGTAGAGCCCTTTATGAGAATGCTCAACAGATGCATTTGACAGAAAGTCTCACTACATCTCATGTCCAGTTTAAATCTCAACAgactagaacaggggtagtcaaccattttatacctaccacccacttttgtatctctgttagtagtaaaattttctaaccgcccaccagttccatagtaatggtgatttataaactagggaagtaactttactttataaaatttataaagcagagttacagcaagttaaagtataaataatacttacttaccaagtactttatgtcagattttcgctaagtttggcagaataaatctttataaaacaacttactagagttaaatctatctttttatttatactttggttgctccgctacccccaccatgaaagctggaatgcccactagggggcggtagggaccaggttgactaccactggtctagaatatAAGACCACAGATTCAGATTCCAGGGTCCTGGCTCACCAGGCAAGTTATCTCTACTTCTCCATGCCCCATTCTGTCGGCTGCTGAACAAGGACACCAGTACCACAGTGACTTATTTCAAGAACCAATATGACCCATGTAAAGCCCTTTGACACACCGTCAGGCACTCAGTACACAGTCACTATTACATGACCTGCAAAAGAGATCTCACTGATCCACAAGATGAGCCAAGAAAATCGTAGATTAAACTAACATTGTTTTCATCACACTTCACAACATTCTGACCTTCATTCACCAGATGCACTCTGACACTGGTTTTAactgggatgacattctaactgGTCTTCCTCATGGATTACATAGGGGGCTATCCAGTTCACATGAACTCAGTCATGATCTCTTGTCATGAAGAGTATTCCGCACCTGAGGAACTCAAGGAATCTTTGGGTCATGGTGGGCTGATTTTCTGATCACCCGAGAAGAGCGAATTGGCAGCCAGAGATTTCCTAGACTTTCCCGTGTAGGTAATAATAATTCAATGTCTGGCCATGGGTAGTCTTCAAGATTGCTCATTCCCATCTTTCACCATCTATATTGTCATGTTGAGAAAATGAGGACCAGCAATATCCCGGGACTTGCGACGATAGTGGTGCTGAGAACTCTCCACTCTGAATTCTCCTCtttcccactcttccccctctgctCTCAGGGTTTAAAGCAAAAAGACACTCAGGGAGACTGCACACCTGCCACATCAGTAAAACTGTGAGGGGCTCCTATGGCCTTGTGGAGTTGTGTGATCTCTGTGGGTGGACCAGGCAGCCCAGCATATAGATTGAGTGTCCCCAAATAACTGCaactcccccctttccttccaacCTGATAAGGTCAGGCTGTAAGGCAAGttctaaaagaattttattagagcCCTAAATGTTTCTGCAAAGAAAGCGCACAGCTGGACACATGTTCACACAATAACACTTCACATGGGTACCCAGAATACACCGTGGGAATGCACCACAGGAATAGGTTAATGGCAGAGAATGAACCACTGCACAGACAGTGTCCTGAGGTCAGCAGGACTGGGCAGGGAGGCAGCCAAGTTCAAGGAGGAGGTCACTGACTCCAAAGAGGCAAAACTGAGGGAAGGTCAGATGCAACTGAGGCTATCCCTATGTTTAAGTTATCATGACCACTATTCTCTATTCTTGGCTTTACCCCCGGGCATgacagaaaaaaggggaaaagtgTGACTTAAATAACAATTCATATTGGGTCCTCTCCCTTACTCCTGGGCAAGTAGCTCTGATCCAGGGTCCCTTTGATCTGGGattgtttcttaatatttttttttgattgattgagtttagagagaaaggaagggagagacagacagacagaaggaaaaacatccatctgttcctgcgtgtgccctgactggggatcgaacctgcaacctttgcatatcagga from Saccopteryx leptura isolate mSacLep1 chromosome 2, mSacLep1_pri_phased_curated, whole genome shotgun sequence carries:
- the IGSF5 gene encoding immunoglobulin superfamily member 5 isoform X2, giving the protein MWAMNGTVVLSITPKEPIITSNRFTSASYEKGDNFVSEMIIRDVQFRDAGHIRCSLQNSDVEGSAFLSVQVMGKLLIPSDSLVVIVDEPCNVTCRAVGWIPLPDLSWEIGARVSQSSYYSVPEPDDLQSALSVLALTPRGNGTLTCVANVKGLQVRNSLTVNLTVVPSPLGSVDNPGTSFPTWAIILLAVSLSLLFILIIVLIIIFCCCCISRKEKKVSSYQSQIRKPENVKTSKETFEPKLKSGNENGNENYAYNSDELKITKTASLPPEFYDSGGAERQRRGQPQQGLDHHQPIPTSRQHVSFFVASPRKVRNVTIV
- the IGSF5 gene encoding immunoglobulin superfamily member 5 isoform X1 — protein: MEGSWKGILAALVIAAGLAASQSNNQIIEGPTNATALVGGEARFNCTVTQGWRLIMWAMNGTVVLSITPKEPIITSNRFTSASYEKGDNFVSEMIIRDVQFRDAGHIRCSLQNSDVEGSAFLSVQVMGKLLIPSDSLVVIVDEPCNVTCRAVGWIPLPDLSWEIGARVSQSSYYSVPEPDDLQSALSVLALTPRGNGTLTCVANVKGLQVRNSLTVNLTVVPSPLGSVDNPGTSFPTWAIILLAVSLSLLFILIIVLIIIFCCCCISRKEKKVSSYQSQIRKPENVKTSKETFEPKLKSGNENGNENYAYNSDELKITKTASLPPEFYDSGGAERQRRGQPQQGLDHHQPIPTSRQHVSFFVASPRKVRNVTIV